Within Bacillus sp. FJAT-45350, the genomic segment TGAACAATACTGATAGATTAGCAGCTGTAAACGTTGACTTCGGAAATGGACCTGTAGAGCCTTCATTAGATACGATCGCAGAAGATGGTGAGTATGGACCGTTTACTCGTCCAGTATTTACTTACTTAAACTTAAACATGGCACAAGAAAAACCACAAGTATTAGACTTTGCTGTCTATGCTGTAGAAAATGCACAACAAGTAGCATCAGAAACTGGATTCGCTCCATTATCTGATGCAGATATTCAAGAGTATCTAGAGACGTTAAACGCTTTAAAATAACTTAATGAGATTTAAGATGAGAAGAATAATCTTCTCATCTTGTCTCTTTTAGCATATGTCTTTAATTTTCGCCTTAGGGGATGAAGGGGTTATGAAATTGGCTAACAACGCAGTTACACAAAAAGGGGAAAAAACAAACGTTCGAGCAATGATTGATAAAAATAAAAGCTCAATTAGTATAGGGAATATCATTGAAAAAGTTGTCCCTGGCTTTTTATTAGCTATTGCTACCATTTCAATCTTAACAACAATAGGAATCTTATTTACATTGTTAAGTGAAACTGTTCTATTTTTTAAAGCAGTACCTTTTGTTGATTTCTATACTGGGACTGTTCTTAGGCCATTAAGTCAAGATCCCCAGTTTGGTGTACTTCCATTACTAACTGGGACAATTATATCTTCTGTCATAGCTATGTTTGTAGCTATACCGATTGGTGTAATGACGGCTATCTTTTTAAGTGAATATGCATCAGATAGAGTAAGAAGAACATTAAAACCAATTTTAGAAGTTCTTGCTGGTATTCCTACGATTGTCTATGGATTCTTTGCATTTACGTTTATTACACCGTTACTTCGAGAGTTTATCCCTGGCTTAGGTGCGACTAATATTCTTAGTCCAGGATTAGTAATGGGTATCATGATCATTCCTATGGTTGCATCACTTTCGGAGGATGCGATGAGTTCTGTACCAAGATCAATGCGAGAAGGAGCCTTAGCTTTAGGTTCAACAAAGCTTGAAGTGACGCGGAAGGTTGTACTTCCAGCAGCAGCTTCTGGGATTATTGCTTCATTTGTTCTTGGAATTTCTAGAGCGATTGGAGAAACGATGATTGTAACGATCGCAAGTGGAAGTACAAAGAACTTTACATTTGATATCACTCAGTCAATGCAAACAATGACCGCTTATATTGTAGAGGTTACAGGTGGGGATGCTCCTGCTGGTTCGACTATTTATTACAGTCTATATGCGGTTGCCATGACACTTTTTGCTTTTACCCTACTGATGAATTTACTTGCTCAATATATCTCTCGTAGGGTTAGGGAGGAATACTAAAAATGAAATATGTTGATTTAGCCCAAGTTGAAAAGAAAATGAACTCACGAATCTTATTAAATAAAATAGCAAAAAACATGTTTATTATGGCAGCTTTCTTTGGATTACTTGTATTAGTTGTATTAATAGCAGATGTTTTTTCTAAAAGTTTAGGTTGGATTAATACAGACTTCCTAACTGGAAGGTATTCTAATGATGCAAGCAAAGCTGGTATTATGGGAGCGATTCTAGGCACGTTATGGCTAATGGCTGTAGTAGCACCTGTCACAATGTTTTTAGGAGTCGGAACAGCTATCTATTTAGAAGAATATGCAAAAAAGGGGAAGGTTCGTTCCTTCATACAAACAAATATAGCAAATTTAGCTGGTGTTCCGTCAGTCGTATTTGGAATATTAGGCTTAACGATATTTGTAAGAAACTTTGATTTAGGGTCAGTAGTCTTAGCCGGTGGATTAACAATGGCACTTTTAGTGCTACCAATTGTTGTAGTTGCTAGTCAGGAAGCAATTCGCTCAGTTCCACAGTATCTTAGAGAAGCTTCGTATGGGATGGGTGCTACTAAGTGGCAAACGATAATGAGAGTTGTATTACCAGCTTCTATAGCTGGAATATTGACAGGTTTAATTCTTTCGCTCTCTCGTTCAATAGGAGAAACGGCACCACTGATTGTATTAGGTATCCCTGCATTATTGATTCCATTTCCAGGGGGAATATTCGATAGGTTTACAATACTTCCAATGCAAATCTATTACTGGACAATTGACGCAGCTCTTGTAGCCGAATATGCCAATTTAGCTGCTGCAACAATTCTTGTGTTACTAGTTGTGTTGTTTACTATGAATTCATTTGCAATTATTATCAGAAACAAGTTTCAAAAGAGATATTAAATCCATGGGGGGATTAAGATGACACCTGTTTCAATGTTAGAAAATAGAGATGAAATTATTACTAACGCTCAATTAGTTACTCAAGAAGTGAAAAGTATTAAAGTCGTATATGATACGAGAGATTTAAATCTATGGTATGGGGAAGACCATGCATTAAAAAATATTAACCTTCCTATTTTGGAAAATGAGGTAACGGCTATTATTGGGCCTTCTGGTTGTGGAAAATCTACGTATATTAAGACATTAAATAGAATGGTAGAATTAGTACCGACCGTACGCATTTCTGGTGAAATTTTATACAAGGAACGCAATATATTTGAAAAAACTTATCAAGTGGAAGATTTACGGACACGAGTTGGTATGGTATTTCAGAAACCAAATCCATTTCCTAAATCAATTTTTGAAAATGTGGCCTATGGACCAAAAATTCATGGGATTAAAGATAAAAAGATATTGAAAGAGATAGTTGAGAATAGTTTAAGAGGAGCTGCTATTTGGGATGAGGTAAAGGACCGCTTACACGAAAATGCTTATGGATTATCAGGGGGACAACAACAACGTTTATGTATTGCTCGTTGTTTAGCGATTGAACCAGATGTCATTTTGATGGATGAACCGACTTCGGCTCTTGACCCCATTTCAACGTTAAAGGTAGAAGAGCTTGTACAAGAGTTGAAGAAAAATTATAGCATTGTCATTGTAACTCATAATATGCAACAAGCTGCTAGAATCTCTGACAAAACAGCTTTCTTCTTAAATGGTGAAGTGATTGAATTTGATGAAACAAGCAAAATATTCTCAAACCCAAGTGATAAACGAACTGAGGATTATATATCAGGACGCTTCGGTTAAGAAAAGAAAGCGAGGAGTTTACTTGAGTGTTCGTGAAACGTTTGAGCTGGCCTTAAAAGATTTGAGATTGAGTATTATAGCGATGGGGCATGAGGTAGAGAAAGTACTTCATCAAGTAATAGATGCTTTTGAGCAAAATAATGAGAATATATTAAATGATGTTATTAAGAATGATCCTAGGATTAATCATCTAGAGCTTTTGATTAATGAACGGGTTACGCTTATGATTGCTAAACAACAACCGGTTGCTACAGACTTGCGAAAGCTGATTGTTGCTTTGAAAATTTCTAGTGACTTAGAAAGAGTTGGTGACCTAGCAGTAGACATTGCAAAGGTTTCTAAACGGTTACAAGTGAATTCTTTAGGAGAACAAAGGGAAAGGTTGCTAGAAATAGCTGATGTTGCGAAGAACATGATTTCAAGTGCCTTAGAAGCTTATTTACATTCTGATGTATTGAAAGCACAAAAAATAGCAACGCTCGATGACAAAGTAGATACGATGTTTGGGGAATTTGTTCGCGGAATATTTCAGCAAGGTAAAGAAGTTGATGTAGCTGAGCAAATAACAAACTTAGCTTTTATTGCACGATACATTGAAAGAATTGCTGATTATGCTACTAATTTAGCGGAGTGGGTTGTCTACGAAGTGAATGGACAGCATTTTGATTTGAATTAATATGAAGATAAGGAAGGAAGCATTGATAGTACTGCAAAGGTACTGGATATGTTTCTTTTTTATTTGCTTAGTCATTAAGTATATATGGTAACATATATACTTAATGGGTAAATTTTAGATTAATTGTATTCAGTGGTGATTAGGTTGGAGGGTGTAATGAATTCACTTGAAATTAAGGAACTACGAAGGAAGCAATACCTTGGCATCAATATGTTTGTTATTTCATTTGCGGCGATAGCAGGTTCAATCATTCTGATTTTTGAAGCATCAAGATTAGTAGTGTTAATCGGGTTAATTATGATGTTCTTTGTTGTATTGCTCACAATGTTGTTTGTAGCAGGGGCATATTAAGCAAGAAGCTACAATTGCTTGTTGTTGTTTTTTACTAGAATCATATACAATAGAGCTTGTATATGAGGGGGATTAATTACATGAGAACGAAAGCAGATAGGTTTTTGTCGGCCTTTAACTTAATTGAACAGGGGCTAAAGGAGCAATTAAATGTACATCGTCATTTCTCTTTTATGAGAATGATAGACTCGGCTAAGAAAAAACACCCACTAGTGATGAAGTATGAGTTAGATTTAAAAAAATTCGCTGAATTACGCAATGTCATCGTTCATGAGCAGGTCTCACCTGATTTTATTATTGCAGATCCGCATATAACGATTGTTGAAAAAATTGAACAGATATATGATGAGTTAATTCAGCCTGACAAAGTGTTTCCAAACTATGAAAAGAAGGTAACGACCTTTCAAATTAATAAAAAGCTTGCAGATGTTTTAGAAGTTATACAAAGAAAATCGTATACGCAATTTCCCATTTACGAAAAAGAAAAATTTGTTGGATTGTTAACAGAAAATGGGATATCAAGTTGGTTAGCACATCATATT encodes:
- the pstC gene encoding phosphate ABC transporter permease subunit PstC; this translates as MIDKNKSSISIGNIIEKVVPGFLLAIATISILTTIGILFTLLSETVLFFKAVPFVDFYTGTVLRPLSQDPQFGVLPLLTGTIISSVIAMFVAIPIGVMTAIFLSEYASDRVRRTLKPILEVLAGIPTIVYGFFAFTFITPLLREFIPGLGATNILSPGLVMGIMIIPMVASLSEDAMSSVPRSMREGALALGSTKLEVTRKVVLPAAASGIIASFVLGISRAIGETMIVTIASGSTKNFTFDITQSMQTMTAYIVEVTGGDAPAGSTIYYSLYAVAMTLFAFTLLMNLLAQYISRRVREEY
- the pstA gene encoding phosphate ABC transporter permease PstA, whose translation is MKYVDLAQVEKKMNSRILLNKIAKNMFIMAAFFGLLVLVVLIADVFSKSLGWINTDFLTGRYSNDASKAGIMGAILGTLWLMAVVAPVTMFLGVGTAIYLEEYAKKGKVRSFIQTNIANLAGVPSVVFGILGLTIFVRNFDLGSVVLAGGLTMALLVLPIVVVASQEAIRSVPQYLREASYGMGATKWQTIMRVVLPASIAGILTGLILSLSRSIGETAPLIVLGIPALLIPFPGGIFDRFTILPMQIYYWTIDAALVAEYANLAAATILVLLVVLFTMNSFAIIIRNKFQKRY
- the pstB gene encoding phosphate ABC transporter ATP-binding protein PstB, with protein sequence MLENRDEIITNAQLVTQEVKSIKVVYDTRDLNLWYGEDHALKNINLPILENEVTAIIGPSGCGKSTYIKTLNRMVELVPTVRISGEILYKERNIFEKTYQVEDLRTRVGMVFQKPNPFPKSIFENVAYGPKIHGIKDKKILKEIVENSLRGAAIWDEVKDRLHENAYGLSGGQQQRLCIARCLAIEPDVILMDEPTSALDPISTLKVEELVQELKKNYSIVIVTHNMQQAARISDKTAFFLNGEVIEFDETSKIFSNPSDKRTEDYISGRFG
- the phoU gene encoding phosphate signaling complex protein PhoU, whose product is MSVRETFELALKDLRLSIIAMGHEVEKVLHQVIDAFEQNNENILNDVIKNDPRINHLELLINERVTLMIAKQQPVATDLRKLIVALKISSDLERVGDLAVDIAKVSKRLQVNSLGEQRERLLEIADVAKNMISSALEAYLHSDVLKAQKIATLDDKVDTMFGEFVRGIFQQGKEVDVAEQITNLAFIARYIERIADYATNLAEWVVYEVNGQHFDLN
- a CDS encoding CBS domain-containing protein, whose amino-acid sequence is MRTKADRFLSAFNLIEQGLKEQLNVHRHFSFMRMIDSAKKKHPLVMKYELDLKKFAELRNVIVHEQVSPDFIIADPHITIVEKIEQIYDELIQPDKVFPNYEKKVTTFQINKKLADVLEVIQRKSYTQFPIYEKEKFVGLLTENGISSWLAHHIKENTCCPTTVGLQEVMTFEGHKDNVIFVDKDCFMYEVKELFVNHIERKMTRLDAVLITKNGEKNNPPLGIITPFDVIRL